The genome window ataagaaaacttagAATAAGATTTGCAATCTAAGATGCTGTTTTGGTATATAACACTGAATATCATTTAACAATCTTAACTTTATTTTGAAGTACTTTATCATTAGTCGATGTCACTTCGCCAaatctaatttttcttttttctattctgGCTTCCAACTCGGcctgaaaacaattatatttgtaaGGATCGTATATATAACGAGCGCGCACACTTACAGTCAagcaaaattgaataatatatattttattttgctctATTTATTACCTTCTCCATTAAAGTAGATACAGACATGCCAAACCTTTCAGCCCGTTTTTTTAAAACTTCGTATGTTGTATGCTGTAAacaaatataatgaattatgtatatatacctatatatgtATCAAGtggtattttaattgtaattaaagatAAACATATACCACAGGTGTTTTTACAGAAGCAGCAGACTTATTGTTTTGATTATTAATACTGAATCTGGCAGATCTGGCTTCCTTTTTAGCAGCTTCTGACAGCGGCATTCCAAATTTTTTAGCTCTCATTTCTAATCTCTAAACAATTCAACAAGTTATGTTAACATGTTTGACTTTTaagtttcaatagaaaatattaattgttaccTCTTTGATACCAAGCtctgataatttaataatttttctttctggTGGTGCAGTCTCAGTTGATTTCATGtcagtttcaattttttctGTCGATTCATTCTTAGTTTCTTCAATCACTGGTTTACGGTTTAGAACTATTTTTTTTGCACTCACATTACTCTCTGtggataattttcttttatcactAACTTCTTGAGAATCTGGTTTACTTGATAATTCTTCTATTTCGTCGTCCTACACAAGAAAAGATTCATTAcagttgaattattaaaaatcaaattatgaTCTACATATTATGTTGTTCAACTTACACCAAGGACTGCATCTTCATCTAAAATCTCTTCTGCTGTTTCATCCAAGGATAATGCAGAGTCTACCAAGGAAAACATTGTCTTatcaatatgtaatatttataggaAGCAACAAGTATGtttcaaaatacatttaaaaacataTACCACCATGAATTGCTAACTGAAGTCTTTCGACCAATTCAGTTTTATTACCACTGGTGGGAAGTCCTCTTTGTTTCAATTCAATCTTCAAATCTGCAACCTAATATTCAATAAcatatttactataataaaggacataatattaaaaattaaataataaatggttCAATTACAAAACTTGATTTCTTTCAGTTCGAAAGAAAGAACTGACAAAATTTCCCAAttaacttaataattatttccaaa of Nomia melanderi isolate GNS246 chromosome 5, iyNomMela1, whole genome shotgun sequence contains these proteins:
- the LOC116424607 gene encoding SAP domain-containing ribonucleoprotein isoform X3, whose product is MADSSYEKGLTELSKMKVADLKIELKQRGLPTSGNKTELVERLQLAIHDSALSLDETAEEILDEDAVLGDDEIEELSSKPDSQEVSDKRKLSTESNVSAKKIVLNRKPVIEETKNESTEKIETDMKSTETAPPERKIIKLSELGIKERLEMRAKKFGMPLSEAAKKEARSARFSINNQNNKSAASVKTPVHTTYEVLKKRAERFGMSVSTLMEKAELEARIEKRKIRFGEVTSTNDKVLQNKVKIVK
- the LOC116424607 gene encoding uncharacterized protein LOC116424607 isoform X4, giving the protein MVVYVFKYSALSLDETAEEILDEDAVLGDDEIEELSSKPDSQEVSDKRKLSTESNVSAKKIVLNRKPVIEETKNESTEKIETDMKSTETAPPERKIIKLSELGIKERLEMRAKKFGMPLSEAAKKEARSARFSINNQNNKSAASVKTPVHTTYEVLKKRAERFGMSVSTLMEKAELEARIEKRKIRFGEVTSTNDKVLQNKYNLQLLYA
- the LOC116424607 gene encoding SAP domain-containing ribonucleoprotein isoform X2 encodes the protein MADSSYEKGLTELSKMKVADLKIELKQRGLPTSGNKTELVERLQLAIHDSALSLDETAEEILDEDAVLGDDEIEELSSKPDSQEVSDKRKLSTESNVSAKKIVLNRKPVIEETKNESTEKIETDMKSTETAPPERKIIKLSELGIKERLEMRAKKFGMPLSEAAKKEARSARFSINNQNNKSAASVKTPVHTTYEVLKKRAERFGMSVSTLMEKAELEARIEKRKIRFGEVTSTNDKVLQNKYNLQLLYA
- the LOC116424607 gene encoding SAP domain-containing ribonucleoprotein isoform X1, whose protein sequence is MADSSYEKGLTELSKMKVADLKIELKQRGLPTSGNKTELVERLQLAIHGDSALSLDETAEEILDEDAVLGDDEIEELSSKPDSQEVSDKRKLSTESNVSAKKIVLNRKPVIEETKNESTEKIETDMKSTETAPPERKIIKLSELGIKERLEMRAKKFGMPLSEAAKKEARSARFSINNQNNKSAASVKTPVHTTYEVLKKRAERFGMSVSTLMEKAELEARIEKRKIRFGEVTSTNDKVLQNKYNLQLLYA